One genomic window of Eggerthella timonensis includes the following:
- a CDS encoding helix-turn-helix transcriptional regulator, whose product MARPEQRGIGIIQRFDAFDTIAFFAFCMSVPLFLPVLELWHGMTAPVSASWSFLPSVPFASAMSLAAMFTALAFLFICLLKTAHARVSRTIMLVALVCYGAGYVLLDLWSFGLLDGSLVEAGCGLMMGFGAAIMCLVWVSRLHVLEFGRALVVTWVAGCVLFASAALLPLLGATPSRIALTVAAALSVAGCARLFFRSEGEDERSAQIGVNWWDVFGHLDVSVVEGTGDFKTPLARALFFAVMPFAMLLLFVADNSLAQAMDWDVAPLALAGVLAMAVMVPLVRIQSDQALINFSYRFFLPLVAFAVFAATTFVDPSLQRGVMVVGSLAFCAIYALVMSAMLVTMAGRMRSLALPAAGIMIIVGCLVCLLSDTSMDTGVLGACQYQVLIVLFVVMAVVLMVTPSSRLWRVMLEGIDAVESSALDAQEGYARRCAELSETHHLTAREAEILLLLGRGHTSSFVADELTVAESTVRSHRKNIYRKLEVSSREELFKLLDDEDGRRDEGV is encoded by the coding sequence ATGGCGCGACCCGAACAACGAGGCATCGGCATCATCCAGCGGTTCGACGCGTTCGATACGATCGCCTTTTTCGCGTTCTGCATGAGCGTGCCGCTGTTCCTTCCCGTGCTCGAACTGTGGCACGGCATGACGGCGCCGGTATCTGCTTCGTGGTCGTTCTTGCCGTCGGTTCCGTTCGCCAGCGCAATGTCGTTGGCTGCCATGTTCACGGCCCTCGCGTTTCTCTTCATCTGCCTGCTCAAGACGGCTCATGCGCGCGTGAGCCGCACCATCATGCTGGTGGCGCTCGTCTGTTACGGTGCGGGGTACGTCCTGCTCGACCTGTGGAGTTTCGGCCTGCTCGACGGATCGCTCGTCGAGGCCGGGTGCGGGCTCATGATGGGCTTCGGCGCGGCCATCATGTGCCTGGTGTGGGTGAGCCGGCTGCACGTGCTGGAATTCGGGCGCGCCCTCGTCGTGACGTGGGTGGCCGGCTGCGTCCTGTTCGCAAGCGCAGCCCTGTTGCCGCTGTTGGGAGCCACGCCGTCGCGCATCGCGCTCACCGTTGCGGCGGCGCTGTCCGTCGCGGGATGCGCACGGCTGTTCTTCCGCTCCGAGGGCGAGGACGAGCGATCTGCGCAAATCGGTGTGAACTGGTGGGACGTGTTCGGTCACCTCGACGTGTCCGTGGTGGAGGGAACGGGCGATTTCAAGACGCCGCTCGCCCGCGCGCTGTTCTTCGCGGTGATGCCGTTTGCCATGCTGTTGCTGTTCGTGGCCGACAACAGCCTGGCGCAGGCGATGGATTGGGACGTGGCCCCCCTTGCGCTGGCGGGCGTGCTGGCGATGGCGGTCATGGTGCCGCTCGTGCGCATACAATCCGACCAGGCGCTTATCAACTTCTCGTATCGCTTTTTCCTGCCGCTCGTGGCATTCGCGGTGTTCGCTGCAACGACGTTCGTCGACCCGTCGCTGCAGCGCGGAGTGATGGTGGTGGGCTCGCTGGCGTTCTGTGCCATCTACGCGCTCGTGATGTCGGCGATGCTCGTCACTATGGCGGGACGCATGCGTTCGCTCGCTCTGCCGGCAGCCGGGATCATGATCATCGTCGGTTGCCTGGTCTGCCTGCTGTCGGACACCAGCATGGACACCGGCGTACTGGGCGCCTGCCAATACCAGGTGCTCATCGTCCTGTTCGTAGTGATGGCCGTGGTGCTCATGGTCACGCCCAGCTCGCGGTTGTGGCGCGTGATGCTCGAGGGCATCGACGCCGTGGAGTCGAGCGCCCTCGATGCGCAAGAGGGGTACGCTCGCCGTTGCGCCGAACTGTCGGAAACGCACCATCTCACCGCGCGCGAGGCCGAAATATTGCTGCTGCTGGGCCGCGGGCACACGTCGAGCTTCGTTGCCGACGAGCTGACGGTGGCGGAATCCACGGTGCGCAGCCATCGCAAGAACATCTACCGCAAACTCGAGGTCTCGTCGCGCGAAGAGCTGTTCAAGCTGCTCGATGACGAGGACGGGCGGCGCGACGAGGGCGTTTAG
- a CDS encoding FAD:protein FMN transferase — protein sequence MVSRDFFRFNTTNTISAATDDEAILDEAVAWCDRYEYLFSRVDPASELFRLNHAQGLPTDVDTELAAFVETALSYCRRADGLFDVTMGSVTQLWDFKHQRIPAPDDVAAALPHVDYRGVSVDGATVTLCDPLACVDLGGIAKGYIADGILALLRERGVEHALVNLGGNVAVMGGKPDGTPWRVGIRKPLPSNALPLLDSFATVAIRDGSVVTSGVYERAFERDGTLYHHILDPRTGFPAQTDLLSATLVARTSLDADGFTTALIIMGADRALAFVEADPALEAVLVTTDGGVLATSGIGEAVPFELLG from the coding sequence ATGGTTTCTCGGGATTTCTTTCGATTCAACACCACGAACACCATCAGCGCGGCAACCGACGACGAAGCGATCCTCGACGAGGCAGTGGCATGGTGCGACCGCTACGAGTACCTGTTCTCGCGCGTCGACCCCGCAAGCGAGCTGTTCCGCCTCAATCACGCGCAGGGGCTTCCCACCGACGTCGACACCGAGCTGGCGGCCTTCGTCGAAACGGCGCTGTCGTACTGTCGGCGCGCGGACGGCCTGTTCGACGTGACCATGGGAAGCGTCACGCAGCTGTGGGATTTCAAGCACCAGAGGATCCCCGCTCCCGACGACGTGGCCGCGGCGCTGCCGCACGTGGACTACCGCGGCGTTTCCGTGGATGGGGCCACCGTGACGCTGTGCGATCCGCTGGCCTGCGTCGACCTGGGCGGCATCGCGAAGGGCTACATCGCCGACGGCATCCTGGCGCTGCTGCGCGAGCGCGGCGTGGAGCACGCGCTGGTCAACCTGGGCGGCAACGTGGCCGTGATGGGCGGCAAGCCCGACGGCACGCCGTGGCGGGTGGGCATCCGCAAGCCCCTCCCCTCGAACGCGCTGCCGCTGCTGGACTCGTTCGCCACCGTGGCCATACGCGACGGGTCGGTGGTGACGAGCGGCGTCTACGAGCGCGCCTTCGAGCGGGACGGGACGCTGTACCACCACATCCTCGACCCGCGCACCGGCTTCCCCGCGCAGACCGACCTGCTGAGCGCCACCCTGGTGGCGCGCACCTCGCTCGATGCCGACGGGTTCACCACCGCGCTCATCATCATGGGAGCCGACCGCGCGCTCGCGTTCGTCGAAGCCGACCCCGCGCTCGAAGCCGTGCTCGTCACCACCGACGGCGGCGTGCTGGCAACCTCCGGCATCGGAGAAGCCGTACCCTTCGAGCTGCTGGGGTGA
- a CDS encoding MerR family transcriptional regulator encodes MNDLATGKFAELNCITKKTLRLYHEMGLLKPHRVDEETGYRFYSYDQCSTIDMIQQLQSLGISLAEIKELLDDDSASLVKLLEEHRAAIDEEIVRLSIARQNASQLLTNYRRYQNKPLFDTVILEHMPQRHILTFDIFNPNSRVLDYNVVPFLQEWELNLRLTKRHMLDRNLPPSLFHHVGCRIAKENLERRDFTLDASFIIVEDDEVARTYGAGVFPAGDYLTLYKQSYSDEAQHNSEIDGLNALLDYADEHGLSVAGDYYGEIIAETPAFHFEGREMLYKLELPVLLD; translated from the coding sequence GTGAACGATCTGGCCACCGGCAAATTCGCCGAATTGAACTGCATCACCAAGAAAACGCTGCGGCTGTATCACGAGATGGGGCTCTTGAAACCGCACCGCGTCGACGAGGAGACGGGGTACCGCTTCTACTCGTACGATCAATGCTCCACCATCGACATGATCCAACAGCTGCAAAGCCTGGGGATATCGCTGGCCGAGATCAAGGAGCTGCTCGATGACGACTCGGCCAGCCTGGTCAAGCTGCTGGAAGAGCACCGCGCTGCCATCGACGAGGAGATAGTGCGGCTGTCCATCGCGCGGCAGAACGCCTCGCAGCTGCTGACGAACTACCGCCGCTACCAAAACAAGCCCCTGTTCGACACCGTCATACTCGAGCACATGCCGCAACGGCACATCCTGACGTTCGACATCTTCAACCCGAACTCCCGGGTGCTCGACTACAACGTGGTGCCGTTCTTGCAGGAATGGGAGCTCAACCTCCGCCTGACGAAGCGCCACATGCTCGATCGCAACCTGCCGCCGTCGCTGTTCCACCACGTAGGCTGCCGTATTGCGAAGGAGAACCTGGAGCGGCGCGACTTCACGCTGGACGCATCGTTCATCATCGTCGAAGACGACGAGGTGGCGCGCACCTACGGCGCCGGCGTCTTCCCCGCCGGCGACTACCTCACGCTGTACAAGCAGAGCTACTCGGACGAGGCCCAGCACAACAGCGAGATCGACGGCCTGAACGCGCTTTTGGATTACGCCGACGAGCACGGATTGAGCGTCGCGGGTGACTACTACGGCGAGATCATCGCCGAGACGCCGGCCTTCCACTTCGAGGGCCGCGAGATGCTCTACAAGCTGGAGCTCCCCGTGCTGCTGGACTGA
- a CDS encoding helix-turn-helix domain-containing protein, giving the protein MKELREERGWTQVQCADYLGFHYSYVGHLESGDKNVTLATIEKIADGFGITLEELFKGL; this is encoded by the coding sequence ATGAAGGAGCTGCGCGAAGAGCGCGGCTGGACGCAAGTGCAATGCGCCGACTATTTGGGATTCCACTATTCTTACGTCGGACATCTCGAATCCGGAGACAAGAACGTCACCCTTGCAACCATAGAGAAGATCGCCGACGGATTCGGCATCACGCTCGAGGAGCTCTTCAAAGGGCTGTAA
- a CDS encoding sulfite oxidase, whose protein sequence is MIGTVMGEAGQPVTVEGYAQDFGCPVAAVQFSCDDGGTWTTYDTPDADDDRNVNWAFTFTPPRSGRYELLVRAVSADGRATPQPARVAVDVAPAR, encoded by the coding sequence ATGATCGGCACGGTGATGGGCGAGGCGGGGCAGCCCGTTACGGTGGAGGGCTACGCGCAGGATTTCGGATGCCCCGTGGCGGCCGTGCAGTTCTCGTGCGATGACGGGGGCACGTGGACGACGTACGACACGCCCGATGCCGACGATGATCGCAACGTGAACTGGGCGTTCACCTTCACGCCGCCGCGCTCCGGACGCTACGAGCTTCTCGTGCGCGCCGTGAGCGCCGACGGGCGCGCCACGCCGCAGCCCGCGCGCGTCGCGGTGGACGTCGCGCCCGCCCGATAG
- a CDS encoding molybdopterin-dependent oxidoreductase, with protein sequence MKATGKKLAGLIAGGALAVSTAPAAQLALADEPGATVDGGGSASLAQAAVHSIANEVVNETIEHVQGTFAWNQDVATDNETLARTLYDGSAYLCGAQGAEAGGAERASSANIDSIRVTGDVGHAFTASIDEFSQKAPMKKIMGCTCAGNPADGRASANAEVGGFRLAALIDEADPAEGANTITFTSADGYEVALPLRYVTQRYSLIVTTVNGDPADSAIGCSNQLWLGSTAARSFARDVVEIAITKEAEPPAAPGTPASANTPNVGVTKAAS encoded by the coding sequence ATGAAAGCAACGGGAAAGAAGCTTGCTGGCTTGATCGCGGGTGGCGCGTTGGCGGTATCCACCGCGCCCGCAGCTCAACTTGCGCTGGCGGACGAGCCGGGCGCGACGGTCGATGGAGGCGGCTCGGCATCGCTCGCCCAGGCGGCGGTGCATTCGATCGCGAACGAAGTCGTGAACGAGACGATCGAGCATGTGCAGGGCACGTTCGCGTGGAACCAGGACGTCGCAACCGACAACGAGACGCTCGCGCGCACGCTGTACGACGGCTCGGCGTACCTGTGCGGAGCGCAGGGCGCGGAGGCGGGGGGTGCCGAGCGGGCGAGTTCGGCGAACATTGACTCCATCCGCGTGACGGGCGACGTGGGCCATGCGTTCACCGCTTCCATCGACGAGTTCTCGCAGAAGGCGCCCATGAAGAAGATCATGGGATGCACGTGCGCCGGCAACCCGGCCGACGGACGCGCAAGCGCGAACGCCGAGGTGGGGGGCTTTCGGCTGGCGGCCCTCATCGACGAGGCCGATCCGGCGGAGGGCGCGAACACCATCACGTTCACCTCGGCCGACGGCTATGAGGTGGCCCTGCCGCTGCGTTACGTCACGCAGCGCTACAGCCTCATCGTCACCACGGTGAACGGCGATCCGGCCGACAGCGCCATCGGGTGCTCGAACCAGCTGTGGCTGGGCTCCACCGCCGCCCGTTCGTTCGCACGCGACGTGGTGGAGATCGCCATCACAAAGGAGGCGGAACCGCCCGCGGCGCCCGGCACGCCGGCGAGTGCGAACACGCCGAACGTCGGTGTGACGAAGGCGGCCTCATGA
- a CDS encoding molybdopterin-dependent oxidoreductase — MRVRKIGLVMASISCVALVAACAGCAQPAEESTPDPEVITQYLPEVVEQDDGTRIQRTPTEGEITTALDTSYTYHLPDGAYPFNTYYLKADDKGCNSCHDDLAQTLNDMEAFDHVDLSNSFGIQTTVQMCKDCHTFGYGYQTNQNSFGSLIHGIHDTADKAECWNCHVGTGAGDGMELWDEKKHSQLRGITPVADVTGDFSFNQDKTTPVADLFDFGWDYFDLDYLRTDNTKNNVPLDQEMYDTWTITVSGAVDREVTYTLPELIEKYQSETKPITFHCTLNPTGGPLIGNAEYTGVPLSKLLEEAGMSPEAGALTFMAPDGFTESVQMTNFSEAYICYEIDGERLPWKQGYPVQLVVPHSGAPASVKQVSDIVVNTADEAAEIHEWNGWPKETEGTAYYTPEGWPFTDDNGYQNKPNVALFDFQEGQVIETNKPYTFTGYAAAWDKRIAAVEFSMDGGVTWTRFETPGVSRDNWVIWNFTYTPDVDSAYVLSIRSVTDEGDVTEEPIEVMFNAQSK; from the coding sequence ATGCGAGTAAGGAAGATCGGCCTGGTGATGGCTTCGATATCATGCGTCGCCCTCGTCGCCGCATGCGCCGGATGCGCGCAGCCGGCGGAGGAATCGACGCCCGACCCCGAGGTGATCACGCAGTATCTGCCCGAGGTCGTCGAGCAGGACGACGGCACGCGCATCCAGCGCACGCCGACGGAGGGCGAGATCACCACGGCGCTCGACACGTCGTACACGTACCACCTGCCCGACGGGGCGTACCCGTTCAACACGTACTATCTGAAAGCCGACGACAAGGGATGCAACTCGTGCCACGACGACTTGGCGCAGACGCTCAATGACATGGAGGCGTTCGACCATGTCGACCTGTCGAATTCGTTCGGCATCCAGACGACCGTGCAGATGTGCAAGGATTGCCACACCTTCGGCTACGGCTACCAGACGAACCAGAACTCGTTCGGCTCGCTCATTCACGGCATCCACGACACCGCTGACAAGGCCGAATGCTGGAACTGCCACGTGGGAACCGGCGCCGGCGACGGCATGGAGCTGTGGGACGAGAAGAAGCACTCCCAGCTGCGCGGCATCACGCCGGTGGCCGACGTGACGGGCGACTTCTCGTTCAACCAAGACAAGACCACGCCGGTGGCCGACCTGTTCGACTTCGGCTGGGATTACTTCGATCTGGATTACCTGCGCACCGACAACACGAAAAACAACGTGCCGCTCGACCAGGAGATGTACGACACCTGGACCATCACAGTAAGCGGCGCCGTCGACCGCGAGGTCACCTACACGCTGCCTGAGCTCATCGAGAAGTATCAAAGCGAAACGAAGCCCATCACGTTCCACTGCACGCTCAACCCGACGGGCGGCCCGCTTATCGGCAATGCCGAGTACACGGGCGTCCCGCTCAGCAAGCTGCTGGAGGAGGCGGGCATGAGCCCCGAGGCGGGCGCGCTCACCTTCATGGCGCCCGATGGGTTCACCGAATCAGTGCAGATGACGAACTTCTCCGAAGCGTACATCTGCTACGAGATCGACGGCGAGAGGCTGCCGTGGAAGCAGGGCTATCCGGTTCAGCTCGTGGTGCCGCATTCCGGCGCGCCCGCCAGCGTGAAGCAGGTTTCCGACATCGTGGTGAACACTGCCGACGAGGCCGCCGAGATCCACGAGTGGAATGGTTGGCCCAAGGAGACGGAGGGCACGGCGTACTACACCCCCGAAGGGTGGCCCTTCACCGATGACAACGGCTACCAGAACAAGCCGAACGTTGCGCTGTTCGATTTCCAGGAAGGCCAGGTCATCGAGACGAACAAGCCCTATACGTTCACCGGCTACGCCGCAGCTTGGGACAAGCGGATCGCGGCGGTGGAGTTCTCGATGGACGGTGGCGTCACGTGGACGCGCTTCGAGACGCCGGGCGTGTCGCGGGACAACTGGGTCATCTGGAACTTCACGTACACGCCCGACGTCGATTCGGCGTACGTGCTGTCCATCCGCTCGGTTACCGATGAGGGCGATGTGACCGAGGAGCCCATCGAAGTCATGTTCAACGCGCAATCGAAGTAG
- the nrfD gene encoding NrfD/PsrC family molybdoenzyme membrane anchor subunit: METMQTVWGWQPALYLFLGGVGAGAFIAAGVLVLADREGSRSVAGASMWAALGCLGVGLLLLLSELTNPLRGLLLWQSFSNGSSWMTFGAWAALLALVAFAASALLVTRTTQAFVLKRWPAFAAREHAVCTALVCAGMALAACVAVYTGMLLMSVPGVPFWNTLLLPCLFTVSALDTGVALVEVVSVVLAKREELKPRSRRLLEGSVVALVVLEGAVLLLFMQAMLAGNVTSVWSLGSPAAAATMSAQMLTTGSLAPVFWGLLVACGLVVPLAAALVGLVVGRKQEKPSAAVHAITAVGAIGALAGGCALRFLVLLAGVHADLVADSVMRLFS; this comes from the coding sequence ATGGAGACAATGCAAACGGTATGGGGATGGCAGCCCGCGCTCTATCTGTTCTTGGGAGGCGTCGGTGCGGGCGCGTTCATCGCGGCAGGCGTTCTCGTGCTCGCGGATCGCGAAGGCTCGCGCAGCGTCGCGGGCGCGTCGATGTGGGCGGCTCTCGGCTGTCTGGGCGTCGGCTTGCTGTTGCTGCTGTCGGAGCTGACGAACCCGCTGCGCGGGCTGTTGCTGTGGCAAAGCTTCAGCAACGGCTCGTCGTGGATGACGTTCGGCGCCTGGGCGGCATTGCTCGCGCTCGTCGCGTTCGCGGCGTCGGCGCTGCTGGTCACCCGCACGACGCAGGCGTTCGTGCTGAAGCGCTGGCCTGCGTTCGCCGCGCGCGAGCATGCGGTGTGCACCGCGCTCGTGTGCGCGGGCATGGCGTTGGCCGCCTGCGTGGCCGTGTACACCGGCATGCTGCTCATGAGCGTGCCCGGCGTGCCGTTCTGGAACACGCTTTTGCTGCCGTGCCTGTTCACGGTGTCGGCGCTCGACACGGGCGTCGCGCTCGTGGAAGTGGTGTCCGTCGTGCTTGCGAAGCGCGAGGAGCTCAAGCCTCGATCGCGCCGCCTGCTCGAAGGCTCGGTGGTGGCGCTCGTGGTGCTGGAGGGCGCGGTGCTGCTGTTGTTCATGCAGGCCATGCTGGCCGGCAACGTGACGAGCGTCTGGTCGCTGGGATCGCCGGCCGCCGCAGCGACGATGTCGGCCCAGATGCTGACGACGGGGTCGCTGGCCCCGGTCTTCTGGGGACTGCTCGTGGCGTGCGGCCTCGTCGTGCCGCTTGCGGCGGCGCTCGTCGGCCTCGTCGTCGGTCGCAAACAGGAGAAGCCGAGCGCAGCCGTCCATGCGATCACGGCCGTGGGAGCGATCGGGGCGCTGGCAGGAGGGTGCGCGCTTCGCTTCCTCGTCCTGCTGGCCGGCGTTCATGCCGATCTCGTAGCGGATTCGGTGATGCGGCTCTTCTCGTGA
- a CDS encoding 4Fe-4S dicluster domain-containing protein has protein sequence MGEVRLVTRRTAIGGALALGATAMTLGCLGGARAPAHAQEGADAPSASEEPSKQAQYGFLLNVKNCVDCGECVEACRLWSRTPASAQARRTVRTYEIAGKEVHVSTSCMHCAVPACASVCPAGAISKGDGGVVTVDKDRCIGCKYCHQACPYGIPQYTASGMDKCDCCLESGVPLGEMPHCVRACKVDALSYGPLDDLMAQTKGKAQRVDGSTGPSYLLLRS, from the coding sequence ATGGGGGAAGTACGACTCGTGACCCGGCGCACGGCGATCGGAGGCGCGCTCGCGCTGGGCGCGACCGCGATGACGCTGGGCTGCTTGGGCGGCGCTCGCGCGCCCGCGCATGCGCAAGAAGGGGCCGATGCGCCCTCCGCGTCGGAGGAGCCGTCGAAACAAGCGCAATACGGATTCCTGCTCAACGTGAAGAACTGCGTCGATTGCGGCGAGTGCGTGGAGGCGTGCCGGCTGTGGAGCCGCACGCCCGCCAGCGCCCAGGCGCGGCGCACGGTGCGCACGTACGAGATCGCCGGAAAAGAGGTGCATGTGTCCACGTCGTGCATGCATTGCGCGGTGCCTGCGTGCGCGTCGGTGTGCCCGGCGGGCGCCATTTCGAAGGGCGACGGCGGCGTGGTCACCGTGGACAAGGATCGCTGCATCGGCTGCAAGTACTGCCATCAGGCGTGTCCCTACGGCATACCCCAGTACACCGCGTCCGGCATGGACAAATGCGACTGCTGCCTGGAAAGCGGCGTCCCTCTCGGCGAGATGCCCCACTGCGTGCGCGCCTGCAAGGTGGATGCGCTGAGCTACGGGCCTCTCGACGACCTTATGGCGCAGACGAAGGGCAAGGCGCAACGCGTCGACGGCAGCACGGGCCCCTCGTATCTGCTGCTGCGTTCGTGA
- a CDS encoding NlpC/P60 family protein, producing MATGSDIVSAMRSVAGAWYYTNDEPQRSDPERYGGTDCSGAVRWAYRKVADIDIGSWTGEQSSAGLEIARGHYPSEIPWNELRAGDLILMTASYRDLWDFSQYLCHIEVYCGNGTMIGHPGGMGPSEKRAQTWMEAYGCITWMVRRVLDNEGEGGDMPTASEIWNFPITDPNGKTYPAYQHLSWGRYYAMNAEDDVWDHGITDTHGGSDIPAWQLLTWARTYGLSAYEEIPKMQTKLDELTKLVKALQAK from the coding sequence ATGGCAACGGGAAGTGACATAGTCTCAGCAATGCGTTCAGTTGCTGGGGCGTGGTACTACACCAACGACGAACCGCAACGCTCCGACCCAGAACGCTATGGAGGCACGGATTGCTCGGGTGCCGTCAGATGGGCGTATCGAAAAGTAGCGGATATCGACATCGGCAGTTGGACCGGAGAACAATCGAGCGCCGGACTCGAAATCGCACGCGGGCATTATCCGAGCGAGATCCCGTGGAACGAACTGCGAGCGGGCGATTTAATCCTCATGACAGCAAGTTATCGCGACCTTTGGGATTTTTCGCAGTACCTTTGCCACATCGAAGTGTATTGCGGCAACGGCACGATGATCGGCCATCCAGGAGGCATGGGACCTTCGGAGAAAAGGGCTCAGACCTGGATGGAGGCTTACGGATGCATCACGTGGATGGTGCGACGCGTATTGGACAACGAAGGAGAAGGTGGCGACATGCCTACTGCATCTGAAATCTGGAACTTTCCCATCACCGACCCGAACGGAAAAACGTACCCGGCTTACCAGCACTTGTCGTGGGGTCGCTACTATGCCATGAACGCCGAGGACGACGTCTGGGACCACGGGATCACCGACACGCATGGCGGCAGCGACATCCCCGCATGGCAGCTGCTCACCTGGGCGCGAACGTACGGACTCAGCGCCTATGAAGAGATTCCGAAGATGCAGACGAAGCTCGACGAACTCACAAAATTGGTAAAGGCGCTGCAAGCTAAGTAG
- a CDS encoding LexA family protein, with protein sequence MMGVGEGIRRIRSLHGLTQEELGKIAGVSSMAVSQWENDRAVPRLGAVQRIADHFGISKSEILESEVAERVVGSVHYEVTSLTAPVYGRISAGDALEMLPADDEAYVIPPIAKNHPNGFFLTVSGDSMDKIMPDGSLVYFDKDVDVRSGDIVAVTVNGDDATMKRIFFAGDTIVLHPESNNPAHRDRSIDASDPDAPNVRILGKAVWHYLVYDDRL encoded by the coding sequence ATGATGGGGGTTGGCGAAGGCATCAGGCGGATCCGTTCGCTGCATGGATTGACGCAGGAAGAGCTGGGGAAGATCGCCGGCGTCTCGTCGATGGCGGTGTCGCAGTGGGAAAACGATCGCGCCGTCCCCCGATTGGGAGCCGTGCAGCGCATTGCCGACCATTTCGGCATCAGCAAGAGCGAGATCCTCGAAAGTGAGGTGGCCGAGCGCGTCGTCGGGTCGGTGCACTACGAAGTGACGTCGCTCACCGCGCCCGTGTACGGTCGCATATCGGCGGGCGATGCGCTTGAGATGCTGCCTGCAGACGATGAGGCCTACGTCATCCCCCCCATTGCGAAGAACCATCCCAACGGGTTCTTCCTCACGGTCTCGGGCGATTCGATGGACAAGATCATGCCCGACGGGTCGCTCGTTTACTTCGACAAGGACGTGGACGTGCGCAGCGGCGACATCGTCGCGGTCACGGTGAACGGCGACGATGCCACGATGAAGCGCATCTTCTTCGCGGGAGACACCATCGTCTTGCATCCCGAAAGCAACAACCCCGCGCATCGCGACCGTTCCATCGATGCAAGCGACCCCGACGCCCCCAACGTCCGTATCCTCGGAAAAGCCGTCTGGCACTACCTCGTCTACGACGACCGGTTGTAG
- a CDS encoding Gp15 family bacteriophage protein — translation MDPNILLEQAPSTVAVGGACVPLNASHRTGIQVMRLTDDPTVSDDDKARTLLFLYFGTASSRAGALELPEAVVEHPEAALEAALGFFNLFEPRPPSLAEGRTGVGTRVFDWDWDAGRVIADFQREYGLDLTDRTLRLHWWRFWSLFRNLSESSSTMDAISVRGAVPDEKKMGRDAVEQLMKRKTALMLPARTEEEAMALTSLRYRWALGV, via the coding sequence ATGGATCCCAACATCCTTCTGGAGCAGGCACCGTCAACCGTTGCGGTTGGCGGGGCCTGCGTTCCCTTGAACGCGTCGCATCGAACGGGCATCCAGGTCATGAGGCTGACCGACGACCCCACGGTGAGCGACGACGACAAAGCGCGCACCTTGCTGTTCCTGTATTTCGGAACCGCGTCGTCGCGCGCAGGGGCCCTCGAACTGCCCGAAGCGGTTGTCGAGCATCCGGAAGCCGCCCTCGAGGCGGCGCTCGGATTCTTCAACCTCTTCGAGCCCCGCCCTCCATCTCTCGCCGAAGGGCGCACAGGAGTCGGCACGCGCGTCTTCGACTGGGACTGGGACGCGGGTCGCGTCATCGCCGACTTCCAGCGCGAATACGGTCTCGACCTGACCGACCGAACGCTGCGCCTGCACTGGTGGCGATTCTGGTCGCTGTTTCGGAACCTCAGCGAATCCTCGAGCACGATGGACGCCATCAGCGTGCGCGGCGCCGTTCCCGACGAGAAGAAAATGGGGCGCGATGCCGTCGAGCAGCTGATGAAGCGCAAGACCGCCCTCATGCTGCCAGCCCGAACCGAGGAAGAAGCCATGGCCCTCACCAGCCTCCGCTACCGCTGGGCTTTGGGCGTGTAG